A stretch of the Panthera uncia isolate 11264 chromosome D1, Puncia_PCG_1.0, whole genome shotgun sequence genome encodes the following:
- the LOC125911302 gene encoding LOW QUALITY PROTEIN: olfactory receptor 1052-like (The sequence of the model RefSeq protein was modified relative to this genomic sequence to represent the inferred CDS: inserted 2 bases in 1 codon) — YRGTAVTRFILLGLTDQADQKQLLFAVFLMICTVTLVGNLGMIDLIRARSTLHTPMYFLLSVLSFLDTCNSSVFTPRLLISILTTDRSISFTGCVVQMASMILHGTGEXLLLAVMAYDRFVAICHPLLYHAIMSKRLCIQLVMVTYAAGVFVSAPQTRNAIILPYPGPNVIDRFFCDIPPVLQLACSDTTVANVILLCLSAVVTVPTVSAILISYAFILVTICRMRSLEAQRKAFSTCASHLTALSLFYGSVFFVYVQPNRGSAAAYNKGLSVFYTIVIPMLNPLVYSLRNKDVEAAVQIRVLNFSRKGIC; from the exons TATCGGGGCACCGCAGTGACAAGATTCATCCTGCTGGGCCTCACAGACCAGGCTGACCAAAAACAACTCCTCTTTGCCGTCTTCCTGATGATCTGCACCGTGACACTGGTGGGCAACCTGGGCATGATAGACCTGATCCGTGCCAGGTCCaccctccacacccccatgtactttcTTCTGAGCGTGCTCTCCTTCCTGGACACCTGCAATTCCTCCGTGTTCACCCCCAGGCTGCTGATCAGCATCCTCACCACGGACCGGTCCATCTCGTTTACAGGCTGTGTGGTCCAGATGGCCTCCATGATCCTCCACGGCACAGGGGA CCTGCTCTTGGCCGTAATGGCCTATGATCGATTTGTGGCCATCTGCCACCCTCTCCTCTACCACGCCATCATGTCTAAGCGCCTGTGCATCCAGCTGGTAATGGTCACCTATGCTGCGGGGGTGTTCGTTTCAGCTCCGCAGACAAGGAATGCCATCATCTTGCCCTACCCTGGTCCCAACGTCATTGATCGTTTCTTCTGTGACATCCCCCCTGTGCTCCAACTGGCCTGCTCAGACACCACAGTGGCCAACGTCATCCTGCTTTGCCTCTCTGCCGTGGTCACTGTCCCCACGGTCTCAGCCATCTTGATCTCTTATGCCTTCATCCTGGTCACAATCTGTAGGATGAGGTCCCTGGAGGCCCAGCGCAAAGCTTTCTCCACTTGTGCCTCCCACCTCActgccctctccctcttctaTGGGTCTGTGTTCTTTGTCTATGTCCAACCCAACCGTGGAAGTGCTGCAGCCTATAACAAGGGCCTCTCTGTGTTCTACACCATTGTGATCCCCATGCTGAACCCCCTGGTCTACAGCTTAAGGAATAAAGATGTCGAGGCTGCTGTACAAATTAGGGTCCTTAACTTCAGCAGAAAAGGAATTTGTTAG